CGGGTGGGACCGTGAACCGGTCACAACTGCGAATGTGAAGCAGGGGCATGAGGCGCTGGATGCGGCGCTGTCTATAGGCATTAATTTTTTTGACCATGCGGATATCTATACCCGGGGCAAGGCAGAGAAGGTGTTCGGGCAGATCTTCAAGGAGCGGCCGGGGCTGCGCGGGGACATCCTGCTCCAGTCGAAATGCGGCATCAAGCTGATGGAGCCGGGAGATATCTCCAATAGCTTCGACCTCTCCAAGGAGCACATTCTGTCCAGCGTTGATGGAACTCTCGCACGGCTGGGCACAGAGTATATTGATATCCTGCTGTTGCACCGCCCCGATCCGTTAATGGACCCCGAAGAGGTGGCGGAAGCGCTACATCAGCTCAAGGCCTCCGGTAAGGTGCGACACTTCGGCGTCTCCAACATGAGTGCTGCCCAGATCCAGCTGTTACAGACTTATTGCGACGAGCCGTTCATTGTCAACCAGCTGCATATGAGCCTGTCCCGGATCAGCTGGGTCGACGCCGTACTCAGCGTGAACCGCGACCCTTGGAAGGACATTACGTTCCCGGAGGGCACCATGGAGTATTGCCGTGCCGGGAACATCCAGCTACAGGCCTGGGGCCCGCTGGCCCAGGGACTCTTCAGCGGACGGCCGCTTGAAGGCCAGCCGGAGAATGTTGTGAATACAGCGGCCATGGTACGTAGACTCGCTGACGAGAAAGGTGCGACACCCGAGGCCATCGTACTGGCTTGGCTGATGATGCATCCCGCAGCCATCCAGCCCGTTATCGGCACCGTGAATCCGCAGCGGATCGCTGCCTGTGCGGGCGCAGACCAGCTGGATCTATCCCGTAAGGAGTGGTATGAGCTGTACGTCACCTCGCGTGGGGAGAAGCTTCCTTGAGGTTGTATTTACCTGGAAA
The sequence above is a segment of the Paenibacillus sp. FSL R7-0204 genome. Coding sequences within it:
- a CDS encoding aldo/keto reductase, yielding MLNALPLNRRGIPASRIALGCMGLGGGWDREPVTTANVKQGHEALDAALSIGINFFDHADIYTRGKAEKVFGQIFKERPGLRGDILLQSKCGIKLMEPGDISNSFDLSKEHILSSVDGTLARLGTEYIDILLLHRPDPLMDPEEVAEALHQLKASGKVRHFGVSNMSAAQIQLLQTYCDEPFIVNQLHMSLSRISWVDAVLSVNRDPWKDITFPEGTMEYCRAGNIQLQAWGPLAQGLFSGRPLEGQPENVVNTAAMVRRLADEKGATPEAIVLAWLMMHPAAIQPVIGTVNPQRIAACAGADQLDLSRKEWYELYVTSRGEKLP